The stretch of DNA TAGTTTTGCTGACATGACGAAATAAAAAAGCTTAAAATTAACAAAAGCATGTATTAATTGGATGAGGCACATGACGATTCATGCAGGATAACAGCCGCCATGGGACTCTTCTATTGTGGACTTCGAGATACTACAGCCACATATTCTTCAAACTTCCTCAACATACTTCCCATTGTCACTTTTGTCTTCTCCATCATTTTCCGGTAACTTTGATAGTTGATGTTgcattatgttataatataatttaaaaaggaAGCCAATGAAATGTTGATTTATATTGTAGAATTGAGAAGCTTGGATTAGGCAGCAAAGGTGGCAAAATCAAGACTGCGGGTGCAATTTTGTGCGTGGGAGGAGCACTGGCAGCTAGTCTGTATAAAGGAAAAGTGTTTCATCTCGCTGATGGTCACCATTTTCACAGACCTGCAGTCATGGAAGTTTCTAAGTCTCAATGGACTCGTGGAACTTTCATGCTTGTCGGTAGTTGCGTCTGCTACGCTAGTTGGTATATATTGCAGGTTTGATACAAtcatctaattattaattaattaattaacctcTCTTCTCTTTGTTTGATCATAATGGTTGGGTTTGGTTGTCTCAAACAAACAGGTGAAGTTGCTCAAAGTTTTCCCATGGAAATACAGGGCAACGCTGCTAACATGCATCATTGCGTCCATACAATCAGCAGTAATAGGGCTATGCTTAAACAGGAGCAAGGCAGCCTGGAGATTGGAGTGGAATTTGCAGCTGATTACAATAGTTTACTCGGTAATGTTACTGACACAATTGCATCTCCGTTGAAAGACCAAGATTTGAATTAGCAAGGATCTTGAATTTTATGCAGGGTGCATTGAGTACGGCAGCAACATTCTGCTTACTTACATGGTCGATAGCTAAGCGAGGCTCGACTTATGCCCCAATGTTCAATCCTCTGGCCCTAGTTTTCGTTGCCATATCAGAAGCTTTAGTGCTTGGTGAACAGATAAGGCTCGGAATGTATGCTCTATTTTCCTTCTACCAATTTCTTTGCGGACATAAAAAggttttaaaaatcaataatagACTTTACTGACTCATTCATATGACTTCAGAGTGCTTGGAACGGTTCTGATAATAGTTGGGTTATACTCATTTCTGTGGGGGAAAAGGAAGGAACTGAAGTGCTTGCCTTTGTCAAACGAGGGAGTTGATGAAATGGCCACAGCAGTCCCTGAATCTGTCGAGTTGAAGAGCTTGGCACCTGTTTAAAGCGTTTACGCCGTGGAAGGAGAAGCTCCACAAAATCCAGTAGGAACTCATTTTTGTTAGGGTCTGTCTATTTACTTGGAAATTACTGTAAGTTGGAAAATAAATTCAATGCTTCTCCAAAGTTCTCTGTTTCCGGGGTCCAATTTTACAAGTCGTGAAAGCGGTACTAGAAAATTATCGTATACATGTGGAAATTGAAATTTACATTTCAGAACAGATGTTAGTTAAAAAatactat from Gossypium hirsutum isolate 1008001.06 chromosome D04, Gossypium_hirsutum_v2.1, whole genome shotgun sequence encodes:
- the LOC107904231 gene encoding WAT1-related protein At5g64700 translates to MAVTGRMKKWSGWSQSQMLAAMLAVQLFATGQQLLSKVVLSQGSFIFALMAYRHLVAALCVAPLAFFLERENSKKMEWSTWLWLFINALTGITAAMGLFYCGLRDTTATYSSNFLNILPIVTFVFSIIFRIEKLGLGSKGGKIKTAGAILCVGGALAASLYKGKVFHLADGHHFHRPAVMEVSKSQWTRGTFMLVGSCVCYASWYILQVKLLKVFPWKYRATLLTCIIASIQSAVIGLCLNRSKAAWRLEWNLQLITIVYSGALSTAATFCLLTWSIAKRGSTYAPMFNPLALVFVAISEALVLGEQIRLGIVLGTVLIIVGLYSFLWGKRKELKCLPLSNEGVDEMATAVPESVELKSLAPV